Below is a genomic region from Cotesia glomerata isolate CgM1 linkage group LG5, MPM_Cglom_v2.3, whole genome shotgun sequence.
acattaaaaagaaaattagataaaaaatgagTGATTATACTGCTCGAGTGCAAGATCCAGATAGTTACAATGGTGCTAGTCATGATAACTTCAGTTGGTCGCAAAGTATAAGCGACCTTGACGTGCTCCTGAACATTCCTAGCAGTCTGATGAGCCCCCGTGACCTCAAAGTCAGCGTATCGAGCAAGAAAATCAAGGTCGcgataagagaaaaaaatattactggCGCCGATAGTCCTGAAAAATGGTCTCACTTGTTAAACGGTCAATTATCATTCCCCGTAAAGCAAAATGAAACCATTTGGAGTCTAATTCCTAACCAGCATATTCacgtaaatattaaaaacttttaacaaaattaaataatcatctcaatcttttaattaattgcagATTCATTTGGAAAAAGCCGCTGAAAGGTGGTGGGAAGCTTTGATAGTCGGTGAgcctaaaataaaattaagtgaAATAGACTGTTCGCGCGATTACAGCGAACTTAAGCCAATTGAGCAAAGCAAGTTGCAAGAATTGATGTGGTATCAACAACAAAAATTACTATCTAGGTCAagcgataaataaaaaacaataaattaattacattaataattaaacagcaatatttgtttaattacttCTGCTTCTATCAGCTAAAATTTCTTGATACTTGACACTCGTAAATTAAATCATGCAATACGCTGTTCACATTTGACTAAACATATATCAAACATCAAACCGTTCGCTctaattttttgcaataaataattccatTTAACCGTTATATTGGAATATTAACGACATTATAAGTAAAggtctagaaaattaaaaatcaaccaGCAATTACGTttaataaatcgaaaaataattaatgttattagtgattttttaatattgataaaatccttttgttaaaaaaataaatcccattttttttttttttttttttttttttataatggtAGAAGAGTTATAGATGATTAGATTAGAAAGGAAGAAAACTTGCTGATGACTGGCAATCGGTGACATGcaattatgaaatctacttgaGGTTTCAGATTTTTAGCTGAATATGTGACAACGCTTTTGTAATAATGAGCGTAGGTTTACATCAACTCCGATGGGCAAATACATATCAAGGCTAAATCTTCTGGGCTTAGCTTTTTTTgtagtataaatataaataaaaatattacccCCTATAGCAGTCTGACGGGAGCAGCAGGTGCGTGAGAAATCAAGACCAAGTTTACTCCTCTTTTCGATCCTATACACCCATTCATGTTACGGTATCTCTGGTTTTACGTTTCTCGAGACTTCCCAAGGATTTGTAAAACTAGAAGccagtgttttttttttttctagtttaaaaattatctctgAAATATAATATCGGAGATAAGATgagtttgttttttatataatttagatTTGAAGAAGTGAAGAAGAAAAGTCATCAACAAACATGTTTGTTAATTAGCCAGCAATCTAGATTtcctcaaaaaataaaataaaagcattaaaaataataaaatcaggAGTTGCATGTTAATGTTATTGCTGGAATTTTTCTGGCACGGTACATGCAATGTGTAATGCAACTCAATACAACGCGTAGTTAAAGATCGGCATTCCAAATCCCCGGAATCCCTATTATACACCTCAGTATAGATATAGACATCGGCTCTTTTCTCGGCTCCGATACTCATATTATATAGTTGTCGGTATAGTTAGTCACTGAAGAAGAGGGACAGGATTGGATTGTAGGCTCATGAAACAGGTAACCATCTCAGTTCTCATCCCGAGGCTCTCTCCGACTCACCTTCTTCTTTCaagatgtaaaaaaataaaaaaaaccaattaataaataagaaattaaaatatttagtttcCTGATCAAGTTGgtctcaataaaaaataacttggaCATTGGTATTACTTGAATGACTCAAGGAGGTTGTTTAAAACCCCGAGGAGGTTGAGAACCGCGGGAGGTAAAACACTGGCAATATACCTGCTTGAGGACTATTCATCCCCACCTGCACTGGTTCCCTCGCCTTTCTTCAGAGT
It encodes:
- the LOC123264895 gene encoding nudC domain-containing protein 3-like, encoding MSDYTARVQDPDSYNGASHDNFSWSQSISDLDVLLNIPSSLMSPRDLKVSVSSKKIKVAIREKNITGADSPEKWSHLLNGQLSFPVKQNETIWSLIPNQHIHIHLEKAAERWWEALIVGEPKIKLSEIDCSRDYSELKPIEQSKLQELMWYQQQKLLSRSSDK